One Colius striatus isolate bColStr4 chromosome 10, bColStr4.1.hap1, whole genome shotgun sequence genomic region harbors:
- the NPHS2 gene encoding podocin, with the protein MRMDKRSRSSSRESPRRRRESPATQSKREKRESSREASKGRGDPKQDKAKEIKSTAGADGRVHTSTVVDVDDVISDEEMEAVALLDSERQEEGVKSPGLGICEWLLTILSFLFIIMTFPISVWFCMKVVREYERAIVFRLGHLLPGRARGPGLFFFLPCLDTYHKVDLRLKTLEIPFHQVVTKDMVTLEIDAVCYYRLENASLLLTTLSSISSAIQLLVQTTTKRLLAHRAFSELLLERKSISQEIKVALDAVTGCWGIKVERTEINTVQLPAEVQQSLAVEAEAQRQAKARVIAAEGEKAASESLRVAAEILSHAPAAAQLRYLHALHSLTAEKPAAFILPLPLDAMNLFSPATHSPPPASSLLPDTTKLPESPQDKKDSPML; encoded by the exons ATGAGGATGGATAAGAGGTCTCGGAGCTCTTCCAGGGAGTCTCCCAGGAGACGCAGAGAGTCTCCAGCTACTCAGAGCAAAcgagagaagagagaaagcagcagagaagccAGCAAAGGAAGGGGAGACCCAAAGCAGGACAAAGCCAAAGAGATCAAGAGCACGGCAGGGGCTGATGGTAGGGTGCACACATCCACAGTGGTGGATGTGGATGACGTGATCTCTGATGAAGAAATGGAGGCGGTGGCACTGCTGGACAGCGAGCGGCAGGAGGAAG GTGTAAAGTCTCCAGGCCTGGGCATCTGTGAGTGGCTTCTGACCATCTTATCTTTCCTGTTCATCATAATGACCTTCCCCATTTCTGTCTGGTTCTGCATGAAG GTAGTGCGGGAGTACGAGCGAGCCATCGTTTTCCGGCTTGGGCATCTCCTTCCCGGCAGAGCCAGAGGGCCTG gccttttctttttccttccctgtctGGACACATATCACAAAGTAGACCTCCGCCTTAAAACCCTAGAGATCCCCTTCCATCAG GTGGTGACCAAAGACATGGTTACCTTGGAGATAGATGCTGTCTGCTACTACCGGTTGGAGAACGCCTCTCTTCTCCTCACCACCCTGAGCAGCATCTCCAGCGCCATTCAGTTGCTGGTGCAGACCACCACCAAGCGCCTGCTGGCACATCGAGCCTTCTCTGAACTTCTCCTGGAGAGGAAGAGTATCAGCCAGGAAATAAAG GTGGCTTTGGATGCGGTCACAGGCTGCTGGGGGATCAAAGTGGAGAGAACAGAAAT CAACACTGTGCAGCTGCCTGCTGAAGTCCAGCAGTCCCTGGCTGTGGAAGCAGAGGCCCAGAGACAGGCCAAAGCACGG GTAATcgctgctgagggggaaaaggctGCTTCCGAGTCCCTGCGGGTGGCAGCAGAGATCCTGTCCCATGCCCcggctgctgcccagctccggTACCTCCACGCACTGCACTCCCTCACTGCAGAGAAACCTGCTGCTTTCATCCTGCCCTTGCCTTTGGATGCCATGAACCTATTCTCTCCAGCTACCCACAGCCCTCCGCCAGCGAGCAGCCTCCTCCCAGACACCACCAAGCTCCCGGAGAGCCCGCAGGACAAGAAAGACTCGCCCATGCTCTAA